A segment of the Ammospiza caudacuta isolate bAmmCau1 chromosome 2, bAmmCau1.pri, whole genome shotgun sequence genome:
TGTTGTGATTAAGTACAAGCAATAAGCATTGAAATAAATGGGGTCCACTGGAAAAAGTGTTTAAATTGGTGAATGGCTAGGTTGAGAAAGCAGCTACCACTGCAAAAGTGTGGAATGACACTCTTGTACCTTTAGTCCACTGTACAGTGgagattaatttaaaagaaaaaaatctgctcaGAACTTTGCAATGTTGTGGTCTTTGTGAAAAGTAATGAACTTGTAATTGAAACGTAGTATTTGATATTGCTATTGGTCTTTCAGTTATGTATTCAGACTCCGTCACTGCCTAAAAACTGTTGTttgtttagttttattttacagtttcTAATGCAAAACTTTGTCTCCTGTTAGTCTTAATAAAACACTGCAGACTGACAAAGCTTTACATAGGTTGATCTAGCTAAAGCTGTGGATTTTTTCATCAGAACTTCTGTTTCACACcttttgagtattttttttcagatttaacACCTTGCTTCCAGGATTCCTGAGTTTAAATTATCACGTTGAAGTTACTTGTTTTTTATGTCCCAGCAATGTCAACATGTATTTGGTTGTTTGCAGATATGTGGTATTTGTAAtctgtgggattttttaaagcagaaattgtAGGATGCTTCTGTTTTGATGTTGTTTGTGTGACAGATACCTTGTACTTACATATgccttttatattttataaattatggACTATTTTACATTTCAGTGAATCAAATAGCTGAGATTGAATCCTGAAATCTGTTTTACATCCATGAAGCATTAATTCTGAGAATGTGAGGTGGAGAGAGGGCTTTCTATTTTTTCACCTTGGAGTAGTCTTAAGCtataaaaaaatccatacatATAGAAATATGTACTGGTTTGAGAGACCTTTTCATACTGCCAGCTACTGCATGAGCAGTGTCCTGTAAGTCAGATCCCAAATAAATGTATTTGGTTatactgtcttttttttcctagtgataaagtaaaaaaaaaattgttacatACCTTCACATTTGGTACTTGTAAGACTTAAGCATTAAATGGTGACATCCTGGTGTTTGGTCTGTGGCAATTTACAATGTATTTGTTATACTTATTGTACTTTAGAGAGAGAAACACAAGCTGAATCCAAACAGAAACCAGCAAATTAATGTGAGAAAAGTaagaacaagaaaagaagagtgggagagaaggaaaatgggCATTGAGTTCATGAGTGACGCAAAGAAAATGGAACAGGCAGGAAGCATGAAAGAGGACAAAATGCCCAAAGggtttgttattttgttttgctcaAAGCCCTGGCTTTTTGTTGCTTACCTTGCTTCCAGTCTCACAGATAAGTGCATCAGTTCACTGTGTTCACTAAAAGCCAGGCTGCACCATTGTTCATTACTAAAACAAGTCTTCACAGGAATGGGATGAAAAGATCCTTTTGCTCCCTCTCTTGGGCTTATTTGACAGAACATCCTAGACTTTGTATCTTTATGAACTCTCTGCTCAACTAATACTTACATTTCCCAGTTTCTTTAAGCCTTTCCAACAAAATTAAttgtgcaaacaaaataaaaagcattttctaaCTTTCAAAATTGGTTTTCTCTGCATTGGTAAAGTATATTCTTCTGCATAATTGCAAGTGCTTGTagtattgcttttctttttctgctgccaCTGTTAATCTGAGGCAGGCTGGTAAGTATTGCCATTTCAAACAATGGACTGTCAAAATCATTGACAAAAACCATAAGTTTCATTATGGCTACTAAAATTCTTGTGCTTTCTGTGGACTTAAAAGGGAGTGATAACTGATAAATCGGGGAATCCTCTTGCAAGACAAATAATGCTGATTGTAttcttttttgcttgttttgtcaGTAATTTAGGTAATGCCCTGTTGCACTCACATAATCTGTTCTTCTGCATCAATTTACTTTAATTTTAGGTCCCATGCATCCGATGTTACAGATTATTCTTATCCTGCTACTCCGAATCATTCCCTCCATCAGCAGATAGCAATGCCTTCCTATGGAGCAGGAGATGGTCCACAGTACATGGCAGCATCCCAAAGCCACGAGCATGAGTACAGACCGCCCTCCACCACTGTAAGACATGCCACTTTAAACAGACCTCAGCAACCACCTCCACCTCCACCCCAGCCTTCAGAtggccagcacagctcagtaCCTGTGGTACCAGCAGAATATGGGTAAGTCTGATTTATTCTAGTGGATTCTTGGCAAAACCAGAGGAATGCATGTTTTCCGTAACCATCGTAACGTGTAACGTTAAAGAAAGAGACCCCAAATACATTAGTTACCTCCTTGGGGAGGACAGAAGAAAATTGGTATAATTTCTATGTACGAACTGAATTTAAGTGAAGAAATAGTGAGAGCAGAAATAACCACGTTTGTATTAAATGAAGTGTGTATTTGTGAAGTCATATGATTGTAAAATATTAAGGGTGTCTAATATAATATTGAAGAAAGGATAATTTTCTTCTAAAGTGGAAAGTAGTTACAGGATAATTTGGATAAGATTTTAAACTTCAGGAAATGTGCAGAAAGAGTATTGTTGATTGTGATTAATCTGGCAGTGTTTGTTGCATCCCTGAAATCCCTGAAAGGCCTTTTCAGAGAAGCTTGTAATGGAATTGGGAGGGGTCTCCTCAGACACAAATTCCATACTGTCACAGGAGGAATGCCACTTTTTAATTCAAGACAGAGATCTATCAAATGCCTGTGTAGATATTTTGTCTGAATGCATTCTGAAGGAAGGCTTGCTACAGAGTTCTGGTTCTCCTGTAGCAAGAAAACATCTGTTTTCTAATAcatctgtgtctctgtgtctgtTCTTTTGTGTAAATAGCTTAAACTTTCAAGTTGTAACCCCAGGAAGTTGTAGTCATTCTTGCCTGTGTTGCCTTTTTACTATGCAAGCCAAGGTTTGTCATCCTTGCTTGATGCAGCCTGGGGTAGCCTTTGCCTGATTCATGGCTATCGTGCTGCAGATGACTCAGTTAGGAGGgactgctccagcctgccctttCTCTGTTGTTTCCAGTGTATAAGACATCACTGTGCTTCGCCCTCAGGTCCATGACCATTGTTGGGATGTCACAGTTGTCACACACTGGCATGTGTCACTCAATGTCATCAGTCTCTTTGCTTCAGCTCCTGTCTCCTGTATCTAGTTCTTTACCTACTTCACAACTCTTATaaattctctatttttttctgatcaAGATTTCTTTCAATGACATTTTAACGAAGAAATGAGCTCTTCCCTGTActtcttatttaaaaaattgatcAAATGTATCAATTTAATTAAATGGTATTTAAACTGATAAATTTGACTGAAGAAGCACATGACATACATTTACCTTTGGGTaaatctttccttctttccattGTTCTCCATGTCTGTGTCCTCTGTTACCTCTTGGCCTTCTATGGAATTGAAGGGTGTAGTCTGCAGTTTTCTTGGTCCCTTCTTCTTCAATGACTTTGCACTTTGCAGTCCCACAGAGTAGATGTTTAATAAGAAATGCAGCTTCATACTTAAATGAGCAGGAGAACTAAGATAAAGAAGCTCAATTTGTAGAGTGCTGAAAGGACATTGCTTTTAACTTCAGTATTTGTCTTAAATCTCAATATATCAGCAATATTTGACAATTCTTACATGTATAATCACTTGCATAATTAAGTCACCAGTTTAAAttgcttttgatttttgttttatcGGAGGTTGGATAAGTGCACTTGAAGGGGCGATAATTTTAGAAGTTCCAACTTTGAATGCATTAAatgtttttgttctgttttataTAGGATGCTCCCAGCTCAGATGGTGGATTATTACAACCCCACAGGTCCGCCcccacctcctccccctcctaTGATTCCTTCAGCACAAACTGCATTTGTTAGTCCTCTTCAGCTTCCCGTGCCACCTTCCCATTCCGGACTGGTGACTGGCTCTACATATGTAGCtgctcatcctcctcctgctggtGGGCTTGTTGtcactgctcctcctcctcccggcccacctcctccccctccaggccctcctgctgcaggtgcaTCCCTCTCTTCCTCCCCCATGCATGCCCCTCCGGCGTCAGAGGCGAAGCAGGCCCCGATGAGCGATGCGCGGAGCGATCTGCTGGCTGCCATCAGGATGGGTAAGTGCACACTGGGTTTTAGGTATTCCTTTTTTTCAGTGGGAGCACAGGGTTTTCCACTGCAATGAGTTTATAGCTTcttttcccagctgggaagaTTTCATTAAGCACAGGTACCACACACCCGTTCCAACATTTGTCAGCCATGAGGTTGGATCATTTTCTAGCACTCAAAGCTGCACAGCTTTGTCAGGCATGTCCTAGTGTTGCTGTGTGGACATAATTTAATGAACACAGCACTTGTGTTCATTATGTGAAGTGCCAGTACTGTACATGGATTTTTGCTTCTGTTCCGAAGAACTGACTTACCCAACACCAGGCTTTGGCccactgatttttttaaccagtgACTTACAGCTCTTCCTGACCTCACTTACAATATGGAGCTGTAGGTCTAACAGTATTTCCAAATACAGATCAAAATTACCTGTACAGTCTTGAATATTTAGCTTCAGCATATTGTTGACAGTTTTAGAAGTCCAGAAGTATTCAGTCTCTGAGAATTATTTCCCAGCTGCCTTTTTGTCTTTCCCTCTTCCTTGCTCAAGGAGGCTCTCTTTTCTCaatgcttgctttctttttttcctgagtgtttTCTAAGACACGACAAACTCACCAACAGCAGTGTCAAATAGGAAATCTCTTGCCTGGAAAGCTTTGCCTGAGGGTGATTGTCTCTGCAGGAATTCAGCTGAAGAAGGTGCAGGAGCAGCGTGAGCAGGAGGCGAAGCGCGAGCCCGTTGGCAACGACGTGGCCACCATCCTGTCGCGGCGCATCGCCGTGGAGTACAGCGACTCCGATGACGACTCCGAGTTTGACGAGAACGACTGGTCAGACTGAACGTGGCCACAGCCTGCTGGCAACTGCATTAAATACTTGGCTTCAGTGATTGCTTTCCTAGCAAGGTGTAAAGCAGGACGTTGACATGTATTAAGGCTAGTGAGGGAAATGCTGAAATTGAATTGGTATTATTCAGAATGCTGTAGCTTAGCAACTCTGGTAATAATGATGTGATTATGCTTATGCAGATCAGAAACTTGTCTTACTTTCAGTATTTACAGCATAATACTTAAGTGCCACTAAATGTAGCAACTCTTGTGCTGCGTGCAAAATATGATGCAGTTGTTGCACTGTTACAGAAccagcattttattttactttcctGTTCTTGAAGggataaaatatatttttttgaCTTCACATCTTATTCTTTTAATTATGTAAGCAACTTAGATACTTGTGAATTGGTCTGGTTGTTAGTCTTTGAGGGCAGCTAACTGTATGGCTGAGTGAAGTGTTGAGTTCCATAAACGTGACTTTTAGCTTTTTTATTAGGTACTAATTATGCCCACCTTAGTCTATTTTTAACCACTTCTGGGCTTAAGTTTTTATGCATACAGAATTGATTTTGTACTATCTTCCTTTTTATCTTAAAAATGTAGCAGATGTTGAAATGTATACTTTGAAGAATGACCCCACATGATCCAAAAAGAACATTTGGCGAGCAGACAGATATGTCTGTAATGGTACCAGCTCTAAGTTGCTGGCTCCTTGTTGGGAAGAGTGTTGGGAGGGTCTCTACTGGGTAGCAGATGCATGTCTGTGTTataaatggaaatgaaaatacCTGTAGAGCTTTTCAGTCTTAATATAAGATCAACTGGATGCAGGATAGTCCTTATGGAAACCCTGTGGCTGTTGCAGTGCAGAAATGCTATTGTTATTGCTGGAGTTTGGAAGAGTCTGGATCTAGCAATCAGATACATTTCACAAGTATTAAACTTGGTCTTTATGCCTGTAGGTATAAATGTGTGTAAATAAGTTCTGTTGTTGTTGATTTGTACACGTGTAGTTGTGTAGCACATTGACTCAGAACTCTTACTTTGAATGTATTTCTTTCCCAGTACATCCCATGGATAAAACAAGGGCAGTTAGAGCAGTTTTGATGGCTGTTGAGGTACTGTgccatatatacatatacactcACTTTCTTGGTCCTTTCCTAGGCATAGTTGCTGCCATAAAGCCTGCTTTGACTGTCtctgttttccttgttttccattttttatcaGCTGTACGGTATTAaaatggtttgttttgtttttggtttttttttttttttctttctggaccAAGagtcaggctgctgctctgcctaatgaggcttttaaattttattcataGCAGGGGAAGATTTCTTTCCTTACCAGATTACAGTTTTAACCTTTGTAACACAAGTCTCTGTAATTCCAGGTCTAACATTTGGTAAACCTCCTTTGTTCTGTGAGGCACCCCCATCTGTTAAAAGAagtatgtaaaataaaaagagaaatggaaggTGATTATCTAACGTGTGTTTACACCATTAACAGTTTTAGTCCTAAGAATGTAACAGTCTAACATGATGTTTGCATGCAAACTGTTGGCTACTGCATTGCTGTTTAATCTGCATATGATTTTGCAATCTGTGGTGGCTGCCTTTATGGTAGAGGGATAATAGGCTGCCTCAGGGCTGGTGTTTAAATTTATCACACAAAGTATGACAAAGTATGACCAATCTCTGCGTAGGGGTGAGCAACCACAGCTCTTGTCAACCAGGGGCAGCTGAAGGTACTTGGTGATCTCTGTCCCAGTTGGAGCTGGTTTTGTCTTTGCCTTAAAATGCAGAGCTGAAGTGTGCTTTATTTTGTATCCTGGAGTCTGAGGTCTGTGTGTCCACCAGGGAGGACAGAATTTAGGCTGTAGCCTGATGGTGGCTTTCATCACCGTGTGGGACATGGCTTGTCCTTACCATCATGGTGTGCTTGCACAGTGGCCTGCAAAATGGTTCTTTGGAGAGGTAGCTGAAGGTGCAGCTGGGACCTGTGTTACATCACTGCATAGGTGGTGAGAGCACTCTCGATGTTCTTTTGATACATGCTGAAATTAAATGTCTCAGCAGAAAATTCTTTCCAATCTATTGAAATTTGATATGACAGAAGATATATTTTATGAGCACAGAAGTTGGGTGTGTCGGAAATTTTGTAATTTGagcttattttaaataataagcATTAAACAAGCAATCAGTTGTGACCAGTGAAGATAGTGTAGATTTTTCAGTCATAGTAGCCAACCTGTTTTTCTGAACCTGCAATGTTGTCAATTTTCCTTTTGGTATTTTATGGACGAAATGTGAATTGAATTTAGTGATGTAAACACTATTCTAGGCTGTTTTTATCAGTTTTATCATACTTCGGGTTGTGCATAAGTAACAAATATGAATAAAATCTCACTTTTGAGCCTGTGTTTCTTTCCTTAGATGAGTAAGATTTTGTTGCTAATCTTTATTTTAACTTGCCAATAGCAGAAGGGAAAACGTAAGATTTCTATATGCCACCTCTGATCCCAAGGCATGGTGTTCCTGGGATGAAGGATGGAGTCTACAAAACCAGATTCCCTTGAGGTACTGTTGCTCCTGCTAACATCCCTACTTGGTTCTTTTGCAGCCTTGATTCAAGCTCCAAGTTCCTGGCTGGTCTAAGCAGGTCTGAATTTCCCTACAGGTAgctttagggatttttttttccagtgaaatgtGTTAAATGCCGGCTTTGCTTCCA
Coding sequences within it:
- the WASF3 gene encoding actin-binding protein WASF3; amino-acid sequence: MPLVKRNIEPRHLCRGALPEGITSELECVTNSTLAAIIRQLSSLSKHAEDIFGELFNEANSFYIRANSLQDRIDRLAVKVTQLDSTVEEVSLQDINMKKAFKSSTVQDQQVVSKNSIPNPVADIYNQSDKPPPLNILSPYRDDKKDGLKFYTDPSYFFDLWKEKMLQDTEDKRKEKRRQKEQKRIDGTTREVKKVRKARNRRQEWNMMAYDKELRPDNRLSQSVYHGASSEGSLSPDTRSHASDVTDYSYPATPNHSLHQQIAMPSYGAGDGPQYMAASQSHEHEYRPPSTTVRHATLNRPQQPPPPPPQPSDGQHSSVPVVPAEYGMLPAQMVDYYNPTGPPPPPPPPMIPSAQTAFVSPLQLPVPPSHSGLVTGSTYVAAHPPPAGGLVVTAPPPPGPPPPPPGPPAAGASLSSSPMHAPPASEAKQAPMSDARSDLLAAIRMGIQLKKVQEQREQEAKREPVGNDVATILSRRIAVEYSDSDDDSEFDENDWSD